Proteins from a single region of Antechinus flavipes isolate AdamAnt ecotype Samford, QLD, Australia chromosome 2, AdamAnt_v2, whole genome shotgun sequence:
- the SH3GLB2 gene encoding endophilin-B2 isoform X2 has product MDFNMKKLASDAGIFFTRAVQFTEEKFGQAEKTELDAHFENLLARADSTKNWTEKILRQTEVLLQPNPSARVEEFLYEKLDRKVPSRVTNGELLAQYMSEAANELGPETPYGKTLIKVGETEKRLGAAERDFIHSASINFLTPLRNFLEGDWRTISKERRILQNRRLDLDACKARLKKAKAAEAKAAAVPDFQETRPRNYILSASASALWSDEVDKAEQELRVAQTEFDRQAEVTRLLLEGISSTHVNHLRCLQEFVESQATYYAQCYRHMLDLQKQLGRFPGTFVGNTDPASSPLSSASLATAAATIPVVPTVAGMPPAGEAAISLDDVAPPASGTRKARVLYDYEAADSSELALLADELITVYSLPGMDPDWLIGERGNRKGKVPVTYLELLS; this is encoded by the exons ATGGACTTCAACATGAAGAAGCTGGCATCGGACGCGGGCATCTTCTTCACCAGGGCGGTGCAG TTCACTGAAGAGAAATTCGGACAGGCAGAGAAGACAGAGCTAGATGCTCATTTTGAAAACCTCCTGGCCCGGGCAGACAGCACCAAGAACTGGACAGAAAAGATTCTTCGCCAGACAGAGGTGCTCCTGCAGCCAAATCCAA GTGCTCGGGTGGAAGAGTTCCTCTATGAGAAGCTGGACAGGAAGGTTCCCTCTCGAGTCACCAATGGGGAGCTGCTGGCCCAGTACATGTCAGAGGCTGCCAACGAGCTGGGGCCAGAGACGCCCTATG GGAAGACCTTGATCAAGGTTGGGGAGACCGAGAAGCGTCTCGGTGCAGCAGAGCGAGACTTCATCCACTCTGCTTCCATCAACTTTCTGACTCCTCTACGCAACTTCTTAGAAGGGGATTGGAGGACAATTTCG AAGGAGAGACGGATTCTTCAGAACCGGCGCCTGGACCTCGACGCCTGCAAAGCCAGACTGAAAAAGGCCAAAGCAGCCGAAGCCAAAGCTGCG GCCGTGCCTGATTTTCAGGAGACTAGACCTCGTAATTACATTCTCTCTGCCAGCGCATCCGCG CTGTGGAGTGATGAAGTAGATAAG GCAGAGCAGGAGCTTCGTGTGGCCCAGACAGAGTTCGACCGGCAGGCAGAGGTCACTCGACTCCTGTTAGAAGGAATCAGTAGTACCCAT GTGAATCACCTTCGCTGTCTCCAGGAGTTTGTCGAGTCTCAGGCCACATATTATGCACAGTGCTATCGACACATGCTGGACCTACAGAAACAACTGGGCAG aTTCCCGGGCACCTTTGTGGGCAACACTGACCCCGCCTCCTCGCCTTTGAGCAGTGCCTCCCTGGCAACGGCTGCTGCCACCATCCCGGTGGTGCCCACCGTGGCAGGCATGCCGCCCGCAGGAGAAGCTGCCATCAGCTTGGATGACGTGGCCCCGCCTGCCAGCGGGACCCGAAAGGCGCGGGTGTTGTATGACTACGAGGCGGCTGACAGCAGCGAGCTGGCCCTCCTGGCCGACGAG cTCATTACGGTCTACAGCCTCCCCGGAATGGACCCCGACTGGCTCATAGGGGAGAGAGGCAACAGAAAGGGGAAAGTACCGGTCACCTACTTAGAACTGCTCAGTTAA
- the SH3GLB2 gene encoding endophilin-B2 isoform X3, translating to MDFNMKKLASDAGIFFTRAVQFTEEKFGQAEKTELDAHFENLLARADSTKNWTEKILRQTEVLLQPNPSARVEEFLYEKLDRKVPSRVTNGELLAQYMSEAANELGPETPYGKTLIKVGETEKRLGAAERDFIHSASINFLTPLRNFLEGDWRTISKERRILQNRRLDLDACKARLKKAKAAEAKAALWSDEVDKAEQELRVAQTEFDRQAEVTRLLLEGISSTHVNHLRCLQEFVESQATYYAQCYRHMLDLQKQLGSTQGVIFPGTFVGNTDPASSPLSSASLATAAATIPVVPTVAGMPPAGEAAISLDDVAPPASGTRKARVLYDYEAADSSELALLADELITVYSLPGMDPDWLIGERGNRKGKVPVTYLELLS from the exons ATGGACTTCAACATGAAGAAGCTGGCATCGGACGCGGGCATCTTCTTCACCAGGGCGGTGCAG TTCACTGAAGAGAAATTCGGACAGGCAGAGAAGACAGAGCTAGATGCTCATTTTGAAAACCTCCTGGCCCGGGCAGACAGCACCAAGAACTGGACAGAAAAGATTCTTCGCCAGACAGAGGTGCTCCTGCAGCCAAATCCAA GTGCTCGGGTGGAAGAGTTCCTCTATGAGAAGCTGGACAGGAAGGTTCCCTCTCGAGTCACCAATGGGGAGCTGCTGGCCCAGTACATGTCAGAGGCTGCCAACGAGCTGGGGCCAGAGACGCCCTATG GGAAGACCTTGATCAAGGTTGGGGAGACCGAGAAGCGTCTCGGTGCAGCAGAGCGAGACTTCATCCACTCTGCTTCCATCAACTTTCTGACTCCTCTACGCAACTTCTTAGAAGGGGATTGGAGGACAATTTCG AAGGAGAGACGGATTCTTCAGAACCGGCGCCTGGACCTCGACGCCTGCAAAGCCAGACTGAAAAAGGCCAAAGCAGCCGAAGCCAAAGCTGCG CTGTGGAGTGATGAAGTAGATAAG GCAGAGCAGGAGCTTCGTGTGGCCCAGACAGAGTTCGACCGGCAGGCAGAGGTCACTCGACTCCTGTTAGAAGGAATCAGTAGTACCCAT GTGAATCACCTTCGCTGTCTCCAGGAGTTTGTCGAGTCTCAGGCCACATATTATGCACAGTGCTATCGACACATGCTGGACCTACAGAAACAACTGGGCAG CACTCAAGGAGTGAT aTTCCCGGGCACCTTTGTGGGCAACACTGACCCCGCCTCCTCGCCTTTGAGCAGTGCCTCCCTGGCAACGGCTGCTGCCACCATCCCGGTGGTGCCCACCGTGGCAGGCATGCCGCCCGCAGGAGAAGCTGCCATCAGCTTGGATGACGTGGCCCCGCCTGCCAGCGGGACCCGAAAGGCGCGGGTGTTGTATGACTACGAGGCGGCTGACAGCAGCGAGCTGGCCCTCCTGGCCGACGAG cTCATTACGGTCTACAGCCTCCCCGGAATGGACCCCGACTGGCTCATAGGGGAGAGAGGCAACAGAAAGGGGAAAGTACCGGTCACCTACTTAGAACTGCTCAGTTAA
- the SH3GLB2 gene encoding endophilin-B2 isoform X1, producing MDFNMKKLASDAGIFFTRAVQFTEEKFGQAEKTELDAHFENLLARADSTKNWTEKILRQTEVLLQPNPSARVEEFLYEKLDRKVPSRVTNGELLAQYMSEAANELGPETPYGKTLIKVGETEKRLGAAERDFIHSASINFLTPLRNFLEGDWRTISKERRILQNRRLDLDACKARLKKAKAAEAKAAAVPDFQETRPRNYILSASASALWSDEVDKAEQELRVAQTEFDRQAEVTRLLLEGISSTHVNHLRCLQEFVESQATYYAQCYRHMLDLQKQLGSTQGVIFPGTFVGNTDPASSPLSSASLATAAATIPVVPTVAGMPPAGEAAISLDDVAPPASGTRKARVLYDYEAADSSELALLADELITVYSLPGMDPDWLIGERGNRKGKVPVTYLELLS from the exons ATGGACTTCAACATGAAGAAGCTGGCATCGGACGCGGGCATCTTCTTCACCAGGGCGGTGCAG TTCACTGAAGAGAAATTCGGACAGGCAGAGAAGACAGAGCTAGATGCTCATTTTGAAAACCTCCTGGCCCGGGCAGACAGCACCAAGAACTGGACAGAAAAGATTCTTCGCCAGACAGAGGTGCTCCTGCAGCCAAATCCAA GTGCTCGGGTGGAAGAGTTCCTCTATGAGAAGCTGGACAGGAAGGTTCCCTCTCGAGTCACCAATGGGGAGCTGCTGGCCCAGTACATGTCAGAGGCTGCCAACGAGCTGGGGCCAGAGACGCCCTATG GGAAGACCTTGATCAAGGTTGGGGAGACCGAGAAGCGTCTCGGTGCAGCAGAGCGAGACTTCATCCACTCTGCTTCCATCAACTTTCTGACTCCTCTACGCAACTTCTTAGAAGGGGATTGGAGGACAATTTCG AAGGAGAGACGGATTCTTCAGAACCGGCGCCTGGACCTCGACGCCTGCAAAGCCAGACTGAAAAAGGCCAAAGCAGCCGAAGCCAAAGCTGCG GCCGTGCCTGATTTTCAGGAGACTAGACCTCGTAATTACATTCTCTCTGCCAGCGCATCCGCG CTGTGGAGTGATGAAGTAGATAAG GCAGAGCAGGAGCTTCGTGTGGCCCAGACAGAGTTCGACCGGCAGGCAGAGGTCACTCGACTCCTGTTAGAAGGAATCAGTAGTACCCAT GTGAATCACCTTCGCTGTCTCCAGGAGTTTGTCGAGTCTCAGGCCACATATTATGCACAGTGCTATCGACACATGCTGGACCTACAGAAACAACTGGGCAG CACTCAAGGAGTGAT aTTCCCGGGCACCTTTGTGGGCAACACTGACCCCGCCTCCTCGCCTTTGAGCAGTGCCTCCCTGGCAACGGCTGCTGCCACCATCCCGGTGGTGCCCACCGTGGCAGGCATGCCGCCCGCAGGAGAAGCTGCCATCAGCTTGGATGACGTGGCCCCGCCTGCCAGCGGGACCCGAAAGGCGCGGGTGTTGTATGACTACGAGGCGGCTGACAGCAGCGAGCTGGCCCTCCTGGCCGACGAG cTCATTACGGTCTACAGCCTCCCCGGAATGGACCCCGACTGGCTCATAGGGGAGAGAGGCAACAGAAAGGGGAAAGTACCGGTCACCTACTTAGAACTGCTCAGTTAA